The sequence below is a genomic window from Variovorax paradoxus B4.
AGCAAGCACGTGGCGCAGCTCGAAAAATCCCTGGGCGCGCGGCTCCTGCACCGCTCGAGCCGCCACCTGAGCCTGACCGAGGCCGGCACCGCCTGGTACGAGCAGAGCCGGCGCGCGCTCGACCTGCTCGATGCCGCCGAGGCCGCCATCGGCCAGAAGAGCGAGGCGCCGCGCGGCCAGCTCAAGGTGAGCGCGCCGGTGTGGTGTGCCACGCCGCGCTTCGCGCGCGTGCTGGCCGACTACCGCGAGCGCTTTCCGGAAGTGCTGGTCGACATCCACCTGGAGAACCGCAAGGTCGATCTCGCGGCCGATGGCTACGACCTGGCGCTGCGCGCCACCCAGGAGCCCTCCCCGGCGCTGATTGCGCGGCCGCTGTGCCGCGTGCCCTTCCACCTGGCGGGCACGCCCGCCTACCTGCGCCGCATGGGCGGCAACCCCATGCTGCCGGCCGACGTGGGCCGGCTCGGCGCCATCGTGCCGAGCTACGTGAACCTCGAGAACCTCTCGCTCAAGGGGCCGGGCGGGCGGATGTTTCCGCTGCGCCTCACGCCGGCGCTGCGGTCGGACGACACCACGCTCACGCTGCATGCGGTGCGCGCGGACATGGGCATTGCCTTCCTGCCCGAATGGCTGGTCGACGACGACCTGGCAGCGGGCCGGCTGGTGCGGCTGCTGCCCGACCACGCCTCGCCGCCGGTCACGCTGTTTGCCGTGTACACCAGCCGCCAGTACATGGCGCCCAAGCTGCGCAGCTTCATCGACTTTCTCGGCGAACGGCTGGGCGGCCAACCGCCCGCGGCGGCAAAACGCACCCTTTCGGGGCAAGGACATGCCACCCGGGGCTAAAGTCGCGGCTTCCCCAGGAGACTGCCTGCCTTGTTCCGTTTCTTCGAAAAACTGCTTCCCCCCTATCCCGCGGCCGAACCGGCGCTCCCCCCAACGGGCTTCTTTGCGTTCCTGTGGGCCTGCACCCAGGGCCTGCGCCTCAAGATGGCCGTCATGGCGGCACTCACCGCGGCCATCTCGGGCTTCGAGGCGCTGCTGTTCGCGATCCTCGGGCGCATCGTCGACTGGCTCGGCGGCCAGGTGCCATCGCGGCTGTGGGCCGAGCGCGGCGACACGCTGGCGTGGCTGGCCGCGCTGCTGGTGATCAGCATCGGCGTGGTCGCGCTGCAGACCATCGTCAAGCACCAGACGCTGGCAGTGAACCTGCCGATGCGCCTGCGCTGGAACTTTCACCGGGTGATGCTGGGCCAGAGCATGGCCTTCTACCAGGACGAGTTCGCGGGCCGCATCACGGCCAAGGTCATGCAGACCGCCCTGGCGGTGCGCGACACCCTGTTCGTGCTGGCCGACGTGGTGGTGGCCATGGGCGTGTACGTGGTGACCATCATCGTGCTCGTGACCGTGCTCGACGTGCAGCTGGTGCTGCCCTTCATCGTCTGGCTGGTGCTCTATGCGGGTGCGCTGATGTACTTCGTGCCGAGACTGGGCAAGGTGGGCAAGGCGCAGGCCGACGCGCGTGCGCTGATGACCGGGCGCGTGACCGATGCCTACACCAACATCGCCACCGTCAAGCTGTTCTCCCACACGCAGCGCGAGGCCGGTTTCGCGCGCGAGGCGATGCGCGAGTTCATGTACACGGGCTACGGCCAGATGCGGCTGGTGAGCGCGTTCGAGATCGTCAACCACACGCTCAGCATGGGCCTGACCG
It includes:
- a CDS encoding LysR family transcriptional regulator, giving the protein MDRLTSLRVFREVVESGSFVAAAERLSMSPPMASKHVAQLEKSLGARLLHRSSRHLSLTEAGTAWYEQSRRALDLLDAAEAAIGQKSEAPRGQLKVSAPVWCATPRFARVLADYRERFPEVLVDIHLENRKVDLAADGYDLALRATQEPSPALIARPLCRVPFHLAGTPAYLRRMGGNPMLPADVGRLGAIVPSYVNLENLSLKGPGGRMFPLRLTPALRSDDTTLTLHAVRADMGIAFLPEWLVDDDLAAGRLVRLLPDHASPPVTLFAVYTSRQYMAPKLRSFIDFLGERLGGQPPAAAKRTLSGQGHATRG